In one window of Mobula hypostoma chromosome 1, sMobHyp1.1, whole genome shotgun sequence DNA:
- the mgat2 gene encoding alpha-1,6-mannosyl-glycoprotein 2-beta-N-acetylglucosaminyltransferase yields MRFRIYKRKVLVLALVVLVAAFGFWTSGKQRKPEAFPRDAETPRSPRVGDGKVSRKVSNESQPGRLERPEIDNLTLGYRGIVYQLNFDQVVRNRESIRTRPPDDVVVVIQVHNRPEYLQLLVNSLRKVKGIENVLLIFSHDFWSPQINQIVASIDFCQVLQIFFPFSIQLYPNEFPGHDPKDCPRDISKADAFKLGCINAEYPDSFGHYRESKFCQTKHHWWWKLHFVWEKVKVLENHKGLVLFIEEDHYLSPDFYHVLKNMWSLKAENCPDCDILSLGAYMRVSNFGDKTNKVEVKTWRSTEHNMGMAMTRETYQKLIQCTDTFCKYDDYNWDWTLQHLTVSCLPQYWKVMVCEAPRIYHAGDCGMHHKKVCMPSVEVSKIDKIISSNMQHLFPETMTISKVYPSGAITPHVKNGGWGDIRDHELCASYRRLQ; encoded by the coding sequence ATGAGGTTCcgcatctacaagaggaaagtcCTGGTGCTGGCGCTCGTCGTGCTGGTGGCCGCCTTCGGCTTCTGGACGAGCGGCAAGCAGAGGAAACCGGAGGCATTTCCGAGGGACGCCGAGACACCGCGTTCACCGCGAGTTGGCGACGGGAAGGTGAGCCGGAAAGTTTCCAACGAGTCTCAGCCGGGTAGGTTGGAGAGGCCGGAGATCGACAACCTGACGCTGGGTTACCGAGGGATCGTCTACCAATTAAACTTCGATCAGGTTGTCAGAAACCGGGAGAGCATAAGGACACGTCCTCCCGACGACGTGGTGGTGGTGATCCAAGTGCACAACAGGCCAGAATACCTGCAGTTACTCGTGAACTCGCTCAGAAAAGTCAAAGGCAtagaaaatgtcttgttaatattTAGCCATGACTTCTGGTCGCCGCAGATCAACCAGATTGTGGCCAGCATCGATTTTTGTCAAGTACTACAAATATTTTTTCCGTTCAGTATCCAGTTGTATCCTAACGAATTCCCAGGGCACGATCCCAAGGACTGTCCACGTGACATAAGCAAGGCGGATGCTTTCAAATTGGGCTGTATCAATGCTGAGTATCCAGATTCATTTGGCCATTATAGAGAGTCCAAATTCTGTCAAACCAAACACCACTGGTGGTGGAAGTTGCATTTTGTTTGGGAGAAAGTCAAGGTTTTGGAAAATCATAAGGGTCTAGTGCTGTTCATTGAAGAGGACCACTATCTGTCACCTGATTTTTATCATGTTCTGAAAAATATGTGGAGTCTGAAAGCTGAAAATTGTCCTGACTGTGACATACTGTCTCTTGGGGCATATATGCGAGTTAGTAATTTTGGAGATAAAACAAATAAAGTTGAGGTGAAAACCTGGCGATCAACGGAGCATAACATGGGCATGGCTATGACCAGAGAGACCTATCAAAAATTAATACAGTGCACAGATACTTTTTGCAAATATGATGACTATAACTGGGATTGGACATTACAGCATTTAACAGTGTCCTGTTTGCCTCAATATTGGAAAGTTATGGTTTGTGAAGCTCCTCGGATTTACCATGCTGGTGATTGTGGTATGCATCACAAGAAAGTGTGCATGCCATCTGTTGAAGTTTCTAAAATAGACAAAATTATAAGTAGTAATATGCAGCACTTATTTCCAGAAACAATGACAATAAGCAAAGTGTATCCATCGGGTGCAATTACTCCACACGTGAAAAATGGAGGCTGGGGAGATATAAGGGACCATGAATTGTGTGCAAGCTATCGCCGTCTGCAGTAA